The Bradyrhizobium sp. WBAH42 genome includes a window with the following:
- a CDS encoding response regulator transcription factor, whose amino-acid sequence MRFLIVEDHPLFCEALEGALQLVAPAAEILQATSVDGALEQAAAAAELDLILLDLSMPGTTGLSGIIRIRKAFPRIPVVIVSGHQDPQIMSGALSLGVSGYILKSSSKQDLAQSIGEVLRGAVCVPAAYRGLVRPHRAAGPAQDLLKRLHELTPQQLRVLEMLKRGLQNKQIAFELNISETTVKVHVSDILRKLNVLSRTKAIVEMSRIDFATLASEGAPARREHAPPDRQ is encoded by the coding sequence ATGCGATTTCTGATCGTCGAAGACCATCCGTTGTTTTGCGAGGCCCTCGAGGGCGCGCTGCAGTTGGTGGCGCCGGCCGCCGAGATCCTTCAGGCGACGTCGGTCGACGGTGCGCTCGAGCAGGCCGCGGCGGCTGCCGAGCTCGACCTCATCCTGCTCGATCTGTCGATGCCGGGCACCACAGGCCTTTCGGGGATCATCCGCATCCGCAAGGCCTTTCCCAGGATTCCGGTCGTCATCGTGTCCGGGCATCAGGATCCGCAGATCATGTCCGGCGCCTTGTCGCTCGGCGTCTCCGGCTACATCCTCAAATCGTCCTCCAAGCAGGATCTGGCGCAGTCGATCGGCGAGGTGCTGCGCGGCGCGGTCTGTGTCCCTGCCGCCTATCGCGGGCTGGTCCGCCCGCACCGCGCCGCCGGCCCCGCGCAGGATCTCCTGAAACGCCTGCACGAGCTGACGCCGCAGCAATTGCGCGTGCTCGAAATGCTCAAGCGCGGCCTGCAGAACAAGCAGATCGCCTTCGAGCTGAATATCTCCGAGACCACGGTGAAGGTCCACGTCTCCGACATCCTGCGCAAGCTCAACGTGCTCAGCCGCACCAAGGCCATCGTCGAAATGTCCCGGATCGATTTCGCGACGCTGGCCAGCGAGGGGGCTCCGGCACGGCGCGAGCATGCTCCGCCGGATCGGCAGTGA
- a CDS encoding FIST N-terminal domain-containing protein, with protein sequence MGQTDFRFGGASGVAVAKSKAASVDGAVAELAAQLPSDGLALLLVFLSPSYDPHHFIAEVSRQFDDTQVCGCTTAGELAPDGWDENSVVALAFSRADFSAVVRPIFNLDSFRVEDGRRVGGELRHELLRATPQVERGSPFGLVLIDGLCRREEAVMSAIYASLDDIPVVGGSAGDGLRFEKTFVFFDGKAHSNAALLILLNTSLPFRVFKCDNFEPQAQKMVVTEADIENRTVRELNAEPAAQEYSRVVGIMDAKLDPFSFASHPVLVRVGGAYYARSIQRVEPDGSLHFFCAIDEGMVLTAATSRSLVGAARETFADIRDQIGDVSLYIGFECLLRRLDAEQHQLARDMSELYRQNRVVGFHTYGEQFGSMHVNQTFTGVAIGRRPS encoded by the coding sequence GTGGGGCAAACCGATTTCCGGTTTGGCGGTGCGTCGGGCGTTGCCGTGGCCAAGTCGAAGGCCGCGAGCGTCGATGGCGCCGTGGCCGAGCTCGCGGCCCAGCTCCCGTCCGACGGACTGGCGCTGCTCCTGGTGTTCCTCTCCCCCAGCTACGATCCCCATCACTTCATCGCCGAGGTCAGCCGGCAATTCGACGACACACAGGTCTGCGGTTGCACCACCGCAGGCGAGCTTGCCCCCGATGGCTGGGACGAGAACAGCGTCGTGGCGCTGGCGTTCAGCCGTGCCGACTTCTCCGCGGTGGTTCGGCCCATCTTCAACCTCGACAGCTTCCGCGTCGAGGACGGCCGCAGGGTCGGCGGCGAGCTCCGGCACGAGCTGTTGCGGGCCACGCCGCAGGTCGAGCGCGGCAGTCCCTTCGGCCTGGTCCTGATCGACGGCCTGTGCCGCCGCGAAGAAGCGGTGATGTCCGCGATCTATGCATCGCTGGACGATATTCCGGTCGTCGGCGGGTCCGCGGGCGACGGGCTGCGCTTCGAGAAGACGTTCGTGTTCTTCGACGGCAAGGCACACAGTAATGCCGCCCTGCTGATCCTGCTCAACACCTCGTTGCCGTTCCGCGTCTTCAAGTGCGACAATTTCGAGCCGCAGGCGCAGAAGATGGTGGTGACCGAGGCGGACATCGAAAACCGCACGGTCCGGGAGCTGAACGCCGAGCCTGCTGCGCAGGAATATTCGCGCGTGGTCGGCATCATGGACGCCAAGCTCGATCCGTTCTCCTTCGCCTCGCATCCGGTCCTGGTCCGCGTCGGCGGCGCCTATTACGCGCGCTCGATCCAGCGCGTCGAGCCGGACGGCTCGCTGCACTTCTTCTGCGCCATCGACGAGGGCATGGTGCTGACCGCGGCGACGTCGCGCAGCCTGGTCGGCGCGGCCCGCGAGACGTTCGCCGACATCCGCGACCAGATCGGAGACGTCTCGCTCTATATCGGCTTCGAGTGCCTGCTCCGCCGGCTCGATGCCGAGCAGCATCAGCTCGCCCGCGACATGTCCGAACTGTACCGGCAGAACCGCGTGGTCGGCTTTCACACCTACGGCGAGCAGTTCGGCTCCATGCATGTGAACCAGACCTTCACGGGGGTTGCGATCGGAAGGCGCCCGTCGTGA
- a CDS encoding methyl-accepting chemotaxis protein, whose product MSGRTASPSKRALFPTLRFRAKIILGFAAVLVISAGSMAFSYFGFERVASGVGSYRSSVSEADLARNIDRELLAYRSAVKYFVVTGKEDDAKAALDAEASLKNAVDQAIKGAKKPARQESLNKLAKEFSNFSATFAKVLQAKRDSALLVQNQLQRQANLLKYKLDDIGNNASDSEAQAIEFGTKQVNAQFQTASAAAINFVLTSDQAIATSALARLKFVENSLGAVYSMDDKIVAGLKDAKTILGAYREALEKLIANAKLVDDLVTEMSGSAGAIQQGATAMKADLVAEQQRLDSESEATIGQTEQLVLMLAVGGTLLGAVLALLLATGISRPMIAMCKAMRELASGNFDVVLPGLGRKDEIGEMAGAVEEFKIQAVAKAERDAAASEVQNREQAASRRAELIRFADDFESAVGAIVSNVSASAVQLESAASTLTRTAETTQSLSSQVAGVSEQASSNMQSVATATEELSASVEEIGRQVRDSSRIAEAAVMQAKETDGRIGKLSHAAQQIGEVVKLITAIAEQTNLLALNATIEAARAGEAGRGFAVVASEVKSLASQTAKATDEISSHIAGMQGATAESVAAIKEIGATIGQISSISTSIASAVEQQGAATQEIARSVQTVAQGTQTAATDIGQVNRGAAETGSASEEVLNSAKTLSSESTRLRAELDRFMANIRAA is encoded by the coding sequence ATGTCCGGGCGTACCGCGTCGCCGTCGAAGCGTGCACTTTTTCCGACCCTCAGGTTCCGCGCAAAAATCATCCTCGGCTTCGCCGCCGTGCTGGTGATCTCCGCCGGCAGCATGGCCTTCTCCTATTTCGGTTTCGAGCGGGTCGCCTCCGGGGTCGGATCGTACCGCAGCAGCGTGTCGGAGGCCGATCTCGCCCGCAACATCGACCGCGAGCTGCTCGCCTATCGTTCGGCCGTCAAATATTTCGTGGTCACCGGCAAGGAAGACGACGCCAAGGCGGCGCTCGACGCCGAGGCCAGCCTGAAGAACGCCGTCGATCAGGCCATCAAGGGCGCCAAGAAGCCGGCGCGGCAGGAAAGCCTCAACAAGCTCGCCAAGGAGTTCTCCAATTTCTCCGCGACCTTCGCCAAGGTGCTGCAGGCCAAGCGCGACAGTGCGCTGCTGGTGCAGAACCAGCTGCAGCGCCAAGCCAACCTCCTGAAATACAAGCTCGACGACATCGGCAACAATGCCTCCGATTCCGAGGCGCAGGCGATCGAGTTCGGCACCAAGCAGGTCAACGCCCAGTTCCAGACTGCGAGCGCAGCGGCGATCAATTTCGTGCTGACGTCCGACCAGGCGATCGCGACAAGCGCGCTGGCACGGCTCAAATTCGTCGAGAACTCGCTCGGTGCCGTCTATTCCATGGACGACAAGATCGTCGCTGGCCTGAAGGACGCCAAGACCATTCTCGGAGCCTATCGCGAAGCGCTGGAGAAGCTCATCGCCAACGCCAAGCTGGTCGATGACCTCGTCACCGAGATGAGCGGCTCGGCTGGTGCGATCCAGCAAGGAGCCACCGCCATGAAGGCGGACCTCGTCGCCGAGCAGCAGCGGCTCGATTCGGAGTCGGAGGCGACCATCGGGCAGACCGAGCAGCTGGTGCTGATGCTGGCCGTCGGCGGCACGCTGCTCGGCGCGGTCCTCGCCCTGCTGCTCGCCACCGGCATCTCGCGGCCGATGATCGCGATGTGCAAGGCGATGCGCGAGCTCGCCTCCGGCAATTTCGACGTCGTGCTGCCCGGCTTGGGCCGCAAGGACGAGATCGGCGAGATGGCCGGCGCGGTCGAGGAGTTCAAGATCCAGGCTGTTGCCAAGGCCGAGCGCGACGCCGCCGCGAGCGAAGTGCAGAACCGCGAGCAGGCCGCCAGCCGCCGCGCCGAGCTGATCCGGTTTGCCGACGATTTCGAGAGCGCGGTCGGCGCCATCGTCTCCAACGTCTCGGCCTCGGCCGTGCAGCTGGAATCGGCGGCCTCCACGCTGACCCGCACCGCCGAGACCACGCAGAGCCTGTCGAGCCAGGTCGCCGGCGTCTCCGAGCAGGCCTCCTCCAACATGCAGTCGGTCGCGACCGCGACCGAAGAGCTGTCGGCCTCGGTCGAGGAGATCGGCCGCCAGGTGCGCGATTCCAGCCGCATCGCAGAGGCTGCCGTCATGCAGGCCAAGGAGACCGACGGCCGCATCGGCAAGCTGTCGCATGCCGCCCAGCAGATCGGCGAGGTGGTCAAGCTGATCACCGCGATTGCCGAGCAGACCAATCTGCTCGCGCTCAACGCCACCATCGAGGCGGCCCGCGCCGGCGAAGCCGGCCGCGGCTTCGCGGTCGTGGCGAGCGAGGTGAAGTCGCTGGCGAGCCAGACCGCGAAGGCGACCGACGAGATCTCCTCGCACATTGCAGGGATGCAGGGCGCGACCGCCGAATCGGTCGCCGCGATCAAGGAGATCGGCGCGACGATCGGCCAGATCTCGTCGATCTCGACCTCGATCGCGAGCGCGGTGGAGCAGCAGGGCGCCGCCACCCAGGAGATCGCCCGCAGCGTTCAGACCGTCGCGCAGGGCACCCAGACCGCGGCCACCGACATCGGCCAGGTCAACCGCGGCGCCGCCGAGACCGGCTCGGCCTCGGAAGAGGTGCTGAACTCGGCCAAGACGCTGTCGAGCGAAAGCACCCGTCTTCGCGCCGAGCTCGACCGCTTCATGGCAAATATTCGGGCGGCCTAG
- a CDS encoding response regulator transcription factor: MTSFLIVDDHPLFREALGNAVRLALPEARIVEAVSIEDALHILTAEQGEGIDLALLDLSLPDATGFSGFLRLREAHPRLPVAIVSSEEDQRVVREALELGAAGYLPKSLSKRELAQSIEGVLNGSVSVPKDFVATPQRRRAEASKALEVKLRELTPQQLRVLELLRRGYPNRQIGQELQLAESTVKAHITEILRKLGLFSRNKAIIEIGKVDLPDPKARPYARADRGRPQ, translated from the coding sequence ATGACCAGCTTCCTGATCGTCGACGATCATCCGCTGTTTCGCGAGGCGCTCGGCAATGCGGTGCGGCTGGCCTTGCCAGAGGCGCGGATTGTCGAGGCGGTGTCGATCGAGGATGCCCTTCATATCCTGACGGCCGAGCAGGGCGAGGGCATCGACCTCGCGTTGCTCGACCTCTCGCTGCCGGATGCGACCGGCTTCTCCGGCTTTCTGCGCTTGCGCGAGGCCCATCCGCGCCTGCCTGTCGCCATCGTGTCGAGCGAGGAGGACCAGCGCGTCGTCCGCGAGGCGCTGGAGCTGGGAGCCGCCGGTTATCTGCCGAAGTCGCTGTCGAAGCGCGAGCTGGCGCAATCGATCGAGGGCGTGCTGAATGGATCGGTATCGGTGCCGAAGGATTTCGTGGCAACGCCGCAGCGGCGCCGGGCCGAGGCCAGCAAGGCGCTCGAGGTCAAGCTGCGCGAGCTTACCCCGCAGCAGCTTCGCGTGCTCGAGCTGCTGCGGCGCGGCTATCCGAACCGGCAGATCGGCCAGGAGCTTCAGCTCGCCGAATCCACGGTGAAGGCGCATATCACCGAAATTCTGCGCAAGCTCGGCCTGTTCAGCCGCAACAAGGCGATCATCGAGATCGGCAAGGTGGACCTGCCGGATCCCAAGGCGCGGCCTTATGCGCGGGCCGACCGCGGGCGGCCGCAATGA
- a CDS encoding hybrid sensor histidine kinase/response regulator: protein MWQGPDAVDQLRREAAKLRKINAALMSRVERSMDQQLNAFSLFETAIALDHKVRDRTHQLREALHSVERANEGLYRAKQQAEAASSLKSSVLISVTHDLLQPLNAARLTLSALTEMMESQEAGVLIDQASRSLVMLEDLLRSLLEIAKLDAGALKPDVRAIALAPLFEQLRNEFEPVTARQGLSLRIRSSKLAVMSDAMMLRRILQNLLANAIRYTRSGGVVMGCRPRGGQICVQVSDTGPGIAQAQQEAIFREFQRGDATAADQAGFGLGLSIVRRFASELGHEVRLSSQLGRGSTFTLELEPADLADVADEVQEVAPAARHYDYSGLEGAKILLIENDPNGSEAMAALLEGWGCDVATTRSGADALVRLNELGGAPDVVIADLHLDHGESGLSAITDVREHLKLDTPAMIITADYSEQAAKQASLQGLEVLKKPIKPAEMRALLSFLLS, encoded by the coding sequence ATGTGGCAGGGGCCTGATGCGGTCGACCAGCTCAGGCGCGAGGCCGCCAAGCTGAGGAAGATCAATGCCGCGCTGATGTCGCGCGTCGAGCGCTCGATGGACCAGCAGCTCAACGCCTTTTCATTGTTCGAAACCGCCATCGCGCTCGACCACAAGGTTCGCGACCGGACGCACCAATTGCGCGAAGCGCTGCATTCGGTCGAGCGCGCCAATGAGGGGCTCTACCGCGCCAAGCAGCAGGCGGAAGCGGCAAGCTCGCTGAAATCCTCGGTGCTGATCTCGGTCACCCACGATCTGTTGCAACCACTCAACGCGGCGCGCCTGACCCTGTCCGCGCTGACGGAGATGATGGAGTCGCAGGAAGCGGGCGTGCTGATCGACCAGGCGAGCCGCTCGCTGGTGATGCTGGAGGACCTGCTGCGCTCACTGCTGGAGATCGCCAAGCTCGACGCCGGCGCACTCAAGCCCGACGTGCGCGCGATCGCGCTGGCGCCCCTGTTCGAGCAGCTCCGCAACGAATTCGAGCCGGTCACCGCGCGGCAAGGCCTGTCCTTGCGCATCCGCAGCTCAAAGCTGGCGGTGATGTCGGATGCGATGATGCTGCGGCGGATCCTGCAGAACCTGCTCGCCAATGCCATTCGCTACACTCGCAGCGGCGGCGTCGTGATGGGATGCCGGCCGCGCGGCGGCCAGATCTGCGTCCAGGTCTCCGACACCGGACCCGGCATCGCGCAGGCGCAGCAGGAGGCGATCTTCCGCGAATTCCAGCGCGGCGATGCCACGGCGGCCGACCAGGCCGGCTTCGGGCTCGGCCTCTCCATCGTCCGCCGCTTCGCAAGCGAGCTCGGGCACGAGGTGCGGCTGTCGTCGCAGCTCGGCAGGGGATCGACCTTCACCCTGGAGCTGGAGCCGGCCGACCTCGCTGACGTCGCCGACGAGGTGCAGGAGGTCGCGCCCGCCGCGCGTCACTACGATTACAGCGGGCTCGAAGGCGCCAAGATCCTGCTGATCGAGAACGATCCGAACGGCTCGGAGGCGATGGCCGCGCTGCTGGAGGGATGGGGCTGCGACGTCGCGACCACGCGATCGGGCGCGGACGCGCTCGTGCGCCTCAACGAGCTCGGCGGCGCGCCCGATGTCGTGATCGCCGACCTCCATCTCGATCACGGCGAGAGCGGCCTGTCGGCCATCACCGACGTGCGGGAGCATTTGAAACTCGACACGCCCGCCATGATCATCACCGCCGACTATTCCGAACAGGCGGCGAAGCAGGCGAGCCTCCAGGGCCTCGAAGTGCTGAAGAAGCCGATCAAGCCGGCCGAGATGCGGGCGCTGCTGTCGTTCCTGCTGAGCTGA
- a CDS encoding c-type cytochrome, translating to MRSNHSATGASRHRAIAGLLACAAAALIGPASPLQAEEAQPFRLCADPTNLPFSSDSSSKPGFYVEIGQALAQALGRPIAYDWYKSYFGKRTVRVTLLGKQCDAMIGLPRSEDFMGPAVIFSEAFAKEGYALVAAKGAAVGGIDGLKGKRVAVQFASTPQNLLASRDDIQKVTVLSPEEGMQALDQGKADVAFIWGPVAGWLNKTSYDGRYQIELTEGEGLSWDAAIGFAKTSTELRDRVNAVLPQLQGTIGELAAKYGLPSGAPVRFGAVPAVTTGTGTGAGVVQVANVVATETKGDAAAAGAEAVGAGKEIFNGTCAHCHGPDAIQSERKIDLRLLRHRYGDEMREKYWTTVHEGRPNKGMPAWKEVYTDDQFDSIYSFLLTVQTESND from the coding sequence ATGCGTTCGAATCATTCCGCCACCGGTGCGAGCCGACATCGCGCCATCGCAGGCCTGCTCGCATGTGCCGCCGCGGCGCTGATCGGTCCGGCCTCGCCGCTGCAGGCCGAGGAAGCGCAGCCGTTCCGCCTCTGCGCCGATCCGACCAACCTGCCATTCTCGAGCGATAGCTCGTCGAAGCCGGGCTTCTATGTCGAGATCGGACAGGCCCTGGCGCAGGCGCTCGGCCGGCCGATCGCCTATGACTGGTACAAATCCTATTTCGGCAAGCGCACCGTGCGCGTCACGCTGCTCGGCAAGCAATGCGACGCCATGATCGGCCTGCCGCGGTCCGAGGATTTCATGGGCCCGGCCGTGATCTTCTCCGAGGCCTTCGCGAAGGAGGGCTATGCCCTCGTGGCCGCCAAGGGCGCGGCGGTCGGCGGCATCGACGGCCTCAAGGGCAAGCGTGTCGCCGTGCAGTTCGCCAGCACGCCGCAAAACCTGCTCGCGAGCCGCGACGACATCCAGAAGGTGACGGTGCTGTCGCCCGAGGAGGGCATGCAGGCGCTCGACCAGGGCAAGGCCGACGTCGCCTTCATCTGGGGACCGGTCGCCGGCTGGCTGAACAAGACCAGCTACGACGGCCGCTACCAGATCGAGCTCACCGAGGGCGAAGGCCTGTCATGGGATGCCGCCATCGGCTTCGCCAAGACCTCGACCGAGCTGCGCGACCGCGTCAATGCCGTGCTGCCGCAGCTTCAGGGCACGATCGGCGAGCTCGCCGCGAAATACGGTTTGCCGAGCGGCGCGCCGGTTCGCTTCGGTGCGGTGCCGGCGGTCACGACGGGGACGGGAACCGGAGCCGGCGTGGTGCAGGTCGCCAATGTGGTGGCGACCGAGACCAAGGGCGACGCGGCCGCGGCAGGCGCTGAGGCCGTCGGCGCGGGCAAGGAGATCTTCAACGGAACCTGCGCGCATTGCCACGGTCCCGACGCGATCCAGAGCGAGCGGAAGATCGATCTGCGGCTGCTGCGTCACCGCTACGGCGACGAGATGCGCGAGAAGTACTGGACGACCGTGCACGAGGGACGGCCGAACAAGGGCATGCCGGCCTGGAAGGAGGTCTATACCGATGACCAGTTCGACAGCATCTATTCCTTCCTGCTGACGGTCCAGACCGAATCGAACGACTGA
- a CDS encoding methyl-accepting chemotaxis protein: protein MSVKSKSSQSKSSQSKLPTLRFRAKIILGFVAVLAILAGSMAFAYFGFERIAGAVASYRTSVAEADQARTVDRELIAYQGLTRAYTLTGAVDDETAAKAAEGNLKNAIAKSMAATTGAARREQVGKLEAEFQSFTKVFSEIIALTRENGKIAADELNSVGNKIRFKFDDLADTAALAGLASVQTTAKDITSQYLAVSTSVSAFVAKPEPKTADGVIARIKFLETLLVSVYANDQKITDRVKEIGDLLKQYRASFAKLTENVKVVVKLNGEMTKTAATILKLSAELRSDLTADQQRIEASANATIGETEQLMLMMALGGLAVGIVLALWLGNGISRPMIAMCKAMRELASGNFDVVLPGLGRKDEIGEMAGAVEEFKIQAVAKAERDAAASEVQNREQAASRRAELIRFADDFESAVGAIVSNVSASAVQLESAASTLTRTAETTQSLSSQVAGVSEQASSNMQSVATATEELSASVEEIGRQVRDSSRIAEAAVMQAKETDGRIGKLSHAAQQIGEVVKLITAIAEQTNLLALNATIEAARAGEAGRGFAVVASEVKSLASQTAKATDEISSHIAGMQGATAESVAAIKEIGATIGQISSISTSIASAVEQQGAATQEIARSVQTVAQGTQTAATDIGQVNRGAAETGSASEEVLNSAKTLSSESTRLRAELDRFMGNIRAA, encoded by the coding sequence ATGTCGGTGAAGTCCAAGTCGAGCCAATCGAAGTCGAGCCAATCGAAGCTGCCAACGCTGCGTTTTCGCGCAAAAATCATCCTCGGCTTCGTGGCGGTGCTCGCCATCCTCGCCGGCAGCATGGCGTTCGCCTATTTCGGCTTCGAGCGGATCGCAGGCGCCGTGGCATCCTACCGCACCAGCGTAGCGGAAGCCGACCAGGCGCGGACGGTCGATCGCGAGCTGATCGCCTATCAGGGGCTGACCCGAGCTTATACCCTGACCGGCGCCGTGGATGACGAGACTGCAGCCAAGGCCGCTGAGGGGAATCTGAAGAACGCGATCGCCAAGTCGATGGCTGCGACGACTGGCGCGGCCCGCCGTGAGCAGGTCGGCAAGCTCGAAGCCGAATTCCAGAGCTTTACGAAAGTCTTCAGCGAGATCATCGCGCTGACGCGCGAGAACGGCAAGATCGCGGCCGACGAACTCAACAGTGTCGGCAACAAGATCCGTTTCAAATTCGACGATCTCGCCGACACCGCGGCGCTGGCGGGCCTCGCCTCGGTGCAGACCACGGCCAAGGACATCACCTCGCAATATCTGGCAGTCTCCACCTCGGTCAGCGCCTTCGTGGCCAAGCCGGAGCCGAAGACCGCTGACGGCGTGATCGCCCGCATCAAGTTCCTCGAGACATTGCTGGTCTCCGTCTACGCGAACGACCAGAAGATCACGGATCGCGTCAAGGAGATCGGCGATCTCCTGAAGCAATACCGCGCCTCGTTCGCAAAGCTGACCGAGAACGTGAAGGTCGTCGTCAAGCTGAACGGCGAGATGACCAAGACTGCGGCAACCATCCTCAAGCTCTCGGCCGAGCTGCGTTCGGATCTCACCGCCGACCAGCAACGCATCGAGGCGAGCGCCAATGCGACGATCGGAGAGACCGAGCAGCTGATGCTGATGATGGCGCTCGGCGGGCTGGCTGTCGGCATCGTGCTGGCCTTGTGGCTCGGCAACGGCATCTCGCGGCCGATGATCGCGATGTGCAAGGCGATGCGCGAGCTCGCCTCCGGCAATTTCGACGTCGTGCTGCCCGGCTTGGGCCGCAAGGACGAGATCGGCGAGATGGCCGGCGCGGTCGAGGAGTTCAAGATCCAGGCTGTTGCCAAGGCCGAGCGCGACGCCGCCGCGAGCGAAGTGCAGAACCGCGAGCAGGCCGCCAGCCGCCGCGCCGAGCTGATCCGGTTTGCCGACGATTTCGAGAGCGCGGTCGGCGCCATCGTCTCCAACGTCTCGGCCTCGGCCGTGCAGCTGGAATCGGCGGCCTCCACGCTGACCCGCACCGCCGAGACCACGCAGAGCCTGTCGAGCCAGGTCGCCGGCGTCTCCGAGCAGGCCTCCTCCAACATGCAGTCGGTCGCGACCGCGACCGAAGAGCTGTCGGCCTCGGTCGAGGAGATCGGCCGCCAGGTGCGCGATTCCAGCCGCATCGCAGAGGCTGCCGTCATGCAGGCCAAGGAGACCGACGGCCGCATCGGCAAGCTGTCGCATGCCGCCCAGCAGATCGGCGAGGTGGTCAAGCTGATCACCGCGATTGCCGAGCAGACCAATCTGCTCGCGCTCAACGCCACCATCGAGGCGGCCCGCGCCGGCGAAGCCGGCCGCGGCTTCGCGGTCGTGGCGAGCGAGGTGAAGTCGCTGGCGAGCCAGACCGCGAAGGCGACCGACGAGATCTCCTCGCACATTGCAGGGATGCAGGGCGCGACCGCCGAATCGGTCGCCGCGATCAAGGAGATCGGCGCGACGATCGGCCAGATCTCGTCGATCTCGACCTCGATCGCGAGCGCGGTGGAGCAGCAGGGCGCCGCCACCCAGGAGATCGCCCGCAGCGTTCAGACCGTCGCGCAGGGCACCCAGACCGCGGCCACCGACATCGGCCAGGTCAACCGCGGCGCCGCCGAGACCGGCTCGGCCTCGGAAGAGGTGCTGAACTCGGCCAAGACGCTGTCGAGCGAAAGCACCCGTCTTCGCGCCGAGCTCGACCGCTTCATGGGCAATATCAGGGCGGCGTAG